One Vibrio penaeicida DNA segment encodes these proteins:
- the potC gene encoding spermidine/putrescine ABC transporter permease PotC translates to MGKSIKFSFMALVYAFLYLPIIVLIVNSFNASKFGMKWGGFTTKWYEALVNNDSLMQAAWHSLNVAVFSATAATIIGSLTAVALFRYRFKGKGMVNGLLFIVMMSPDIVMAISLLALFLVLGVQLGFFTLFFAHITFCLPFVVVTVYSRLNGFDVKMLEAAKDLGASEWVILKQIILPLAKPAVAAGWLLSFTLSLDDVIISSFVTGPTYEILPLKIYSMVKVGISPEVNALATVMLVVSLVLVVISQLLAREKVK, encoded by the coding sequence ATGGGCAAGTCAATTAAGTTTAGCTTTATGGCATTAGTGTACGCGTTTTTGTATTTGCCAATCATTGTGTTGATCGTCAACTCCTTCAATGCCAGCAAATTTGGCATGAAATGGGGTGGATTCACAACCAAATGGTACGAGGCGCTTGTTAACAACGACAGCTTAATGCAAGCAGCGTGGCACTCATTAAACGTTGCTGTTTTTTCAGCAACCGCTGCCACCATCATTGGTAGCCTGACGGCTGTTGCCCTTTTCCGTTATCGGTTTAAAGGGAAAGGCATGGTGAATGGCTTGTTGTTCATCGTAATGATGTCGCCAGATATTGTGATGGCAATTTCATTACTAGCACTGTTTTTGGTTTTGGGCGTGCAATTGGGCTTCTTTACCCTTTTCTTTGCTCATATTACCTTCTGTTTACCATTTGTGGTGGTGACGGTGTATTCACGTCTCAATGGATTCGATGTGAAAATGTTGGAAGCCGCAAAAGATTTAGGAGCAAGTGAATGGGTTATATTGAAGCAGATCATATTACCCCTAGCCAAACCAGCAGTTGCAGCGGGTTGGTTGCTTAGTTTTACCCTGTCATTGGATGACGTCATCATCAGCTCATTTGTTACTGGACCGACTTATGAAATCCTGCCATTGAAGATTTACTCAATGGTGAAAGTCGGCATTTCGCCAGAGGTGAATGCATTGGCAACTGTGATGTTGGTGGTATCTCTTGTATTGGTTGTGATTTCACAATTGCTAGCAAGAGAAAAAGTAAAGTAA
- the potB gene encoding spermidine/putrescine ABC transporter permease PotB, translating into MNKTFNFKNSLKWHSAFNLQKMIIGLIVGWLVIFVLIPNVMIIGTSFLTRDEANLIEMTFTLDNYARLADPLYFKVLWHSFYMAIVATLLCLVIGYPFAYIVAKMPEKWRPFMLFLVIVPFWTNSLIRTYGLKIVLGTQGILNKSLLGLDIIDKPIRIMYSESAVMIGLVYILLPFMILPLYSAIEKLDDTYLEAAKDLGANKLQTLLKVVLPLTMPGIIGGCLLVLLPALGMFYISDLLGGAKNLLIGNVIKSQVLNARDWPFGAATSIALTVAMAIMLYAYYRAGKLLNKKVELS; encoded by the coding sequence ATGAACAAGACGTTTAATTTTAAAAACTCACTGAAATGGCATAGCGCTTTTAATCTACAAAAAATGATCATCGGTCTGATTGTCGGATGGTTGGTCATTTTTGTGCTGATTCCAAATGTCATGATCATCGGAACCAGCTTTTTAACGCGTGACGAAGCAAACCTTATTGAGATGACATTCACGCTTGATAACTATGCCCGTTTAGCGGACCCACTCTACTTTAAAGTATTGTGGCATTCGTTCTATATGGCGATTGTCGCCACATTGCTGTGCTTGGTGATTGGATACCCGTTTGCTTACATCGTGGCAAAAATGCCCGAGAAATGGCGTCCGTTTATGCTGTTTTTGGTGATTGTACCATTCTGGACAAACTCACTGATTCGCACTTACGGATTGAAAATTGTGTTGGGTACGCAAGGTATCTTAAATAAGAGCTTGTTGGGGTTGGATATTATCGATAAACCCATTCGGATAATGTACAGCGAGTCGGCTGTCATGATTGGATTAGTGTATATCTTGCTTCCGTTTATGATTTTGCCCTTGTATTCGGCCATTGAAAAATTGGATGACACCTACTTGGAAGCGGCAAAAGATCTTGGGGCAAACAAACTACAAACTTTGCTTAAAGTAGTATTGCCACTCACGATGCCAGGCATCATTGGCGGTTGTTTATTGGTGTTATTACCAGCGCTTGGCATGTTCTACATTTCAGACTTACTGGGAGGCGCAAAAAACTTGCTGATCGGTAATGTCATTAAGAGCCAAGTCCTTAATGCTCGCGATTGGCCATTTGGTGCGGCAACCAGCATCGCGCTTACTGTTGCCATGGCGATCATGTTGTACGCCTACTACAGGGCAGGAAAACTATTGAACAAAAAAGTGGAGCTAAGCTGA
- the potA gene encoding spermidine/putrescine ABC transporter ATP-binding protein PotA: MGEIQTLKKPNHVVQLASIEKSFDGKKIIDGFNLNVNHGEFLTILGPSGCGKTTVLRMIAGFETCDLGSIKIDDVDVTAVPAEQRHVNTVFQSYALFPHMTVFDNVAFGLRMQKVPASDIEPRVIEALKMVRLDHMAVRKPHQLSGGQQQRIAIARAVVNKPKVLLLDESLSALDYKLRKQMQVELKQLQRQLGITFVFVTHDQEEALSMSDRIIVMKDGKIEQDGSPREIYEEPKNLFVAKFIGEINVFDAEVIERIDSKRIKATIEGVESIVYYDEAVATGDKLQVLLRPEDLRLEEIKESETKGIVGHVTDRTYKGMTLDSVVALESGMRVMVSEFFNEDDPDVDHSLGQKVAVTWVESWEVVLADEQDV; encoded by the coding sequence ATAGGAGAAATACAGACATTGAAAAAGCCAAATCATGTTGTTCAGCTAGCGTCCATTGAAAAAAGCTTCGATGGTAAAAAAATCATTGATGGATTCAACTTAAACGTGAATCACGGTGAATTCCTGACCATTTTAGGTCCCTCTGGCTGTGGTAAAACAACGGTTCTGAGGATGATTGCAGGTTTTGAAACCTGTGACCTAGGAAGCATCAAAATTGATGATGTGGACGTCACGGCAGTACCTGCCGAACAGCGGCATGTAAATACGGTTTTTCAAAGTTATGCCCTGTTCCCTCACATGACGGTATTCGACAACGTTGCCTTTGGGTTGCGTATGCAGAAAGTGCCGGCTTCGGATATTGAACCAAGAGTTATCGAAGCATTAAAAATGGTTCGGTTGGATCATATGGCTGTACGCAAACCTCACCAGCTTTCTGGTGGACAGCAGCAACGTATCGCGATTGCACGTGCAGTAGTAAACAAGCCGAAAGTGCTGCTACTGGACGAGTCTTTGTCTGCGTTGGATTACAAACTGCGTAAGCAAATGCAGGTTGAGTTAAAGCAGCTTCAGCGTCAATTGGGTATTACATTTGTCTTTGTTACTCACGACCAAGAAGAAGCGCTGTCTATGTCTGACCGAATCATCGTGATGAAAGACGGAAAGATTGAACAAGATGGCTCACCACGTGAAATATACGAAGAGCCCAAAAACCTGTTCGTTGCCAAGTTTATTGGCGAGATCAATGTGTTTGATGCAGAAGTAATCGAGCGTATCGATAGCAAACGCATCAAAGCGACAATAGAAGGTGTTGAGTCCATTGTTTACTACGATGAGGCAGTAGCAACAGGCGATAAGCTTCAAGTACTGCTTCGTCCTGAAGACTTAAGACTGGAAGAGATTAAAGAAAGTGAAACCAAGGGTATTGTTGGCCATGTGACCGACCGTACCTATAAAGGTATGACATTGGATTCGGTTGTTGCGCTGGAATCGGGCATGCGTGTGATGGTAAGCGAATTCTTCAATGAAGATGATCCAGATGTTGATCATTCATTGGGTCAAAAAGTCGCCGTAACTTGGGTTGAAAGCTGGGAAGTGGTACTGGCAGATGAACAAGACGTTTAA
- a CDS encoding DUF2189 domain-containing protein encodes MNNEIVKDFNLGGSIEQALSGQYELKPGEVIQEAWKYTMKNFFSFSPAIVALIAIQAVIFFVALKMQLGDPTVLLTLVQNPQEADPQIFQSIFYANFSYELISAPLYAGISLMAMSHSAGLRTKSRHMAKGLQYTIPVILATAFSILLQGIAGQLLPFLSLYLTIAFSHSILLICEKRIPPMQSLLLSFRAVNKKIFPIFGIYLVVGLMFFIATMLYGIGLIFVVPFFFHVKGILYRNMFGIQLKIVASDIPSKPQQGSNNSGTFDA; translated from the coding sequence ATGAATAATGAAATAGTAAAAGATTTCAACTTAGGAGGGAGTATAGAACAGGCTCTTTCCGGACAATACGAACTGAAACCAGGCGAAGTGATTCAAGAAGCTTGGAAGTATACGATGAAAAACTTCTTCTCATTTTCCCCCGCGATCGTGGCTTTGATTGCGATACAAGCCGTAATCTTCTTCGTTGCTTTAAAAATGCAACTTGGCGACCCGACCGTGTTGCTCACTTTAGTGCAAAACCCGCAAGAGGCTGACCCACAAATATTTCAGTCAATCTTTTATGCTAATTTCAGCTACGAGTTAATCAGCGCACCGCTATATGCTGGCATCAGTTTGATGGCCATGAGCCACTCGGCTGGCTTACGCACTAAGTCTCGTCATATGGCGAAAGGGCTTCAGTACACAATCCCTGTCATTCTCGCAACGGCGTTCAGTATTCTGTTGCAAGGAATTGCGGGGCAGCTGCTCCCATTTCTATCACTCTATCTCACCATAGCATTTAGCCATTCTATTTTGCTTATCTGTGAGAAGCGTATTCCTCCAATGCAATCTTTGCTGTTGTCTTTTAGAGCAGTAAATAAAAAAATATTCCCAATCTTTGGTATTTACCTAGTGGTTGGCTTGATGTTCTTTATCGCAACCATGCTTTACGGAATCGGATTGATTTTTGTCGTACCTTTCTTCTTCCATGTGAAAGGCATTCTGTATCGCAACATGTTCGGCATCCAACTTAAAATTGTTGCTTCAGACATTCCATCTAAACCTCAACAAGGTTCGAATAACTCCGGTACATTTGATGCTTAA
- a CDS encoding glucosaminidase domain-containing protein, whose protein sequence is MLKTLLKIGAAAFFAAAFLFPFLEKEPQTEPTEKVVSKPLPSVGKKPDFAAITNVNEKKSSFFGFLNPAIAIENHRVLQERQFLLSMKSKGSDTRSAEKHLQSAEKLAKAYQYAVPSEGITEDWLNTMLLRVNVLPPSLVLSQAANESAWGTSRFATKANNFFGQWCYRKGCGLVPLRRNEGATHEVAKFGSAQDSVSAYFMNVNRNRAYAELRTIRSQLEQSGQDLQSEKTALALTQGLSHYSERGQAYVDELQAMIRHNNKYWTEFGIQ, encoded by the coding sequence ATGCTTAAAACCCTTTTAAAAATTGGCGCTGCTGCGTTTTTCGCCGCAGCGTTTTTGTTTCCATTTTTGGAAAAAGAACCCCAAACCGAGCCTACCGAAAAGGTGGTTTCTAAACCTTTGCCAAGCGTGGGTAAGAAACCGGATTTCGCCGCGATAACAAACGTGAATGAAAAGAAATCCTCATTCTTTGGTTTTCTAAACCCTGCGATTGCAATAGAAAACCACCGCGTATTACAAGAACGCCAGTTTTTGCTTTCGATGAAATCCAAAGGCAGTGATACTCGCAGTGCAGAAAAACACCTGCAAAGCGCGGAGAAATTAGCGAAAGCCTATCAGTACGCTGTGCCTTCTGAAGGCATTACCGAAGATTGGCTCAACACAATGTTGTTGCGGGTAAACGTTCTACCTCCTAGCCTCGTGTTGTCACAAGCAGCGAACGAATCCGCGTGGGGAACGTCTCGCTTCGCAACCAAAGCGAACAACTTTTTTGGTCAATGGTGCTATAGAAAGGGCTGTGGTCTTGTGCCACTAAGAAGAAATGAAGGAGCAACCCATGAAGTCGCAAAATTTGGTTCAGCACAAGATTCAGTTTCTGCGTACTTTATGAATGTAAATCGCAACCGAGCATATGCAGAACTTCGCACCATTCGTTCACAACTTGAACAATCTGGACAAGACCTACAAAGTGAGAAGACAGCACTCGCATTGACACAAGGATTAAGTCACTATTCTGAGCGTGGTCAAGCGTATGTTGATGAATTACAAGCTATGATCCGCCACAACAATAAATATTGGACTGAGTTCGGAATTCAATAA
- a CDS encoding DUF2987 domain-containing protein, with amino-acid sequence MMKITPLIAFAVSLGLALPLQAQEYMFTYSKLYSQMKSNASEGHDDVKVGLFFVDADSKKLCLLEKAWMEKEEHYEEFDTSGYELKVPIDQNLKSANPLVFVRTEKDKRCDFSLVVMAKEQLSGSVKYEDIEKLLPQMQVMLEDLGGMFASWFTPDVEGVTLEFADSLNSEITLPNGKSVEIVNGRAYFALNNLKKGESFTLPAQTTRVLPYLPKAD; translated from the coding sequence ATAATGAAAATTACCCCTCTAATCGCTTTTGCTGTTTCGCTAGGCTTGGCACTGCCACTTCAAGCTCAAGAATACATGTTCACTTATTCAAAGTTGTACTCTCAAATGAAGAGCAACGCGAGTGAAGGGCACGACGATGTAAAAGTCGGTCTGTTCTTTGTGGACGCAGATTCTAAAAAGCTTTGCCTACTCGAAAAAGCATGGATGGAAAAAGAAGAACATTACGAAGAATTTGATACCTCAGGCTACGAACTAAAAGTGCCCATTGATCAGAATTTGAAATCGGCAAACCCTTTGGTTTTTGTGCGCACTGAAAAAGACAAAAGATGTGATTTCTCGTTAGTTGTAATGGCAAAAGAGCAGCTAAGTGGATCAGTAAAATACGAAGATATTGAAAAGCTACTGCCTCAAATGCAGGTGATGCTAGAAGACTTGGGCGGCATGTTTGCGAGTTGGTTCACTCCAGATGTAGAAGGGGTTACGTTGGAATTTGCCGATAGCCTGAATAGTGAAATTACGCTTCCAAATGGAAAGTCGGTCGAGATCGTTAATGGCAGAGCATACTTTGCGCTCAACAACCTCAAGAAAGGCGAGAGCTTTACTTTGCCAGCACAAACCACAAGAGTCCTACCTTACCTTCCTAAAGCAGACTAG
- a CDS encoding helix-turn-helix domain-containing protein has product MKQSIPSHEYSSTYRVEDPDYPKDCGIVVEDIKPRAFEASYYHHHASIEMNYLHDGSMTYSFSGKEVKLKSGCFTLFWGANPHRVVSVDGATRITNVYISLSQLLQWSLPPEFIDAVLSGAVVCTQGSNLLDHQIVERWAEEQNRNANWRRLHALEVESRLLRLANEGWNTMLHRNKVDSETIVGGKAILHFESMLRFISEHFSSPIGLQDVAQDIGVSKGYAMTLFRKLLGKTIKEHLTDLRMYHAKMLLAESDTKIVAIALDSGFGSLSAFYDAFQKQEGISPAAFRKQSLVGQRFHSNS; this is encoded by the coding sequence ATGAAGCAGTCGATCCCCTCCCATGAATATTCCAGTACCTATCGGGTGGAAGATCCTGATTACCCGAAAGATTGCGGGATTGTGGTGGAAGATATAAAACCCAGAGCCTTTGAAGCGTCTTATTACCATCACCATGCCTCTATTGAAATGAACTATCTGCATGATGGGTCGATGACATATTCCTTTTCAGGAAAAGAGGTCAAATTAAAAAGTGGGTGTTTTACTCTGTTTTGGGGAGCTAACCCCCATCGCGTTGTTTCCGTTGATGGCGCAACTCGAATAACAAACGTGTACATATCACTGTCGCAATTATTGCAATGGTCATTGCCTCCGGAGTTTATAGACGCAGTATTAAGCGGTGCAGTGGTGTGCACACAAGGCTCCAACCTGCTCGATCATCAGATAGTGGAGCGCTGGGCAGAGGAACAAAATCGAAATGCAAATTGGCGGAGGCTACACGCTCTGGAAGTCGAGTCTCGCTTACTGCGACTTGCTAATGAAGGGTGGAATACGATGTTACATCGTAACAAAGTCGACAGTGAAACCATTGTTGGCGGCAAAGCTATTCTTCATTTCGAATCAATGTTGCGTTTTATCAGTGAGCATTTTTCATCCCCCATAGGCTTGCAAGACGTCGCACAAGATATTGGGGTGTCTAAGGGGTACGCAATGACTTTGTTTCGCAAACTATTGGGGAAAACCATTAAAGAACACCTTACCGATCTCAGAATGTATCACGCTAAAATGTTGTTAGCAGAATCAGATACAAAAATTGTAGCAATCGCATTAGACAGCGGGTTTGGGTCACTTTCTGCGTTTTATGATGCCTTTCAAAAACAGGAAGGAATCTCGCCAGCAGCATTCAGGAAGCAAAGCCTTGTAGGACAGAGATTCCACTCCAACTCTTAA
- the melA gene encoding alpha-glucosidase/alpha-galactosidase, producing the protein MTKVKDYPKIAFIGAGSTVFMKNIVGDILQRERLQGAHVALMDIDQDRLDESKAVAEKMISTLKCDATLSTHLDQKDALKDADFVIVAFQIGGYEPCTVTDFEIPKKFGLEQTIADTLGVGGIMRGLRTVPHLWSVCEDMLEVCPEAILLQYVNPMAINTWAIAEKFPQIKQVGLCHSVQHTSESLASDLQIPIDKIRFRCAGINHIAFFLNFEERLENGEYADLYPKLLEGYESGVYPRPESQEMPRCKNLVRYEMLKRTGYYVTESSEHFAEYTPWFIKSGRDDLIHKFQIPLDEYPKRCVEQIEQWQEQSKKLLSEETIDLDKSNEYASAIINAVWTNVPEVIYGNVPNTGLIDSLPQGCAVEVPCLVDAMGIQPTKIGNLPPQLNAIIQSSVNVQALVVEALMTENPDHIYHAAMMDPHTAAELDLDQIWQLVDELRIAHGDWLPEWARKEE; encoded by the coding sequence ATGACAAAAGTGAAAGATTACCCAAAAATCGCCTTTATTGGTGCCGGATCTACGGTGTTTATGAAAAACATTGTCGGTGATATTTTACAACGTGAACGCTTGCAAGGCGCTCATGTTGCATTAATGGATATCGATCAGGACCGTCTAGATGAATCAAAAGCGGTCGCCGAAAAAATGATTTCTACACTGAAGTGTGATGCGACTCTCTCAACTCATCTAGATCAGAAAGACGCGTTAAAAGACGCTGATTTTGTGATTGTCGCTTTTCAAATCGGTGGTTATGAACCCTGCACAGTGACCGACTTTGAGATACCAAAAAAGTTTGGTTTAGAGCAAACAATAGCAGATACACTTGGCGTTGGTGGCATCATGCGTGGGTTGCGCACCGTACCTCACTTATGGTCGGTATGCGAAGATATGCTTGAAGTGTGCCCTGAAGCGATACTTCTTCAATATGTAAACCCAATGGCAATCAATACTTGGGCAATTGCGGAAAAATTTCCCCAAATCAAACAAGTAGGGCTTTGTCATTCCGTTCAGCATACCTCTGAGAGTTTAGCTTCTGACCTGCAAATACCCATTGATAAAATTCGATTCCGTTGCGCGGGTATTAATCACATCGCATTTTTTCTGAATTTTGAAGAACGTTTAGAGAATGGTGAATACGCTGACTTATATCCGAAACTTCTTGAAGGCTATGAGTCTGGTGTTTACCCAAGACCCGAAAGCCAAGAAATGCCTCGCTGCAAAAATCTGGTTCGATATGAGATGCTTAAGCGTACCGGATATTATGTAACCGAAAGTTCTGAGCATTTTGCTGAGTACACACCTTGGTTTATTAAATCGGGTAGGGATGATCTTATCCATAAATTTCAAATCCCACTGGATGAATATCCGAAGCGATGTGTAGAACAAATAGAGCAATGGCAGGAACAATCCAAAAAGTTGTTATCGGAAGAAACCATCGATCTAGATAAAAGTAACGAATATGCTTCTGCAATCATCAACGCAGTATGGACAAACGTTCCTGAAGTCATCTATGGGAATGTGCCCAACACAGGTCTCATTGATTCACTGCCTCAAGGTTGTGCTGTGGAAGTCCCTTGCTTGGTCGATGCCATGGGAATTCAGCCAACAAAAATAGGTAATTTGCCCCCTCAGCTCAACGCAATAATTCAAAGTAGTGTGAACGTTCAGGCGCTTGTTGTTGAAGCTTTGATGACGGAAAACCCTGACCACATATACCATGCAGCTATGATGGATCCGCACACGGCAGCAGAATTGGATCTAGACCAGATATGGCAATTAGTAGACGAACTTAGAATCGCACATGGCGATTGGCTGCCTGAATGGGCAAGGAAAGAAGAGTAA
- the ttcA gene encoding tRNA 2-thiocytidine(32) synthetase TtcA: MTEQSNERTKAQQYNFNKLQKRIRRNTGNAIRDFNMIEEGDRIMVCLSGGKDSFTMLDILMSLQKSAPVNFELVAVNLDQKQPGFPDHILPDYLEGLGVEYKIVEEDTYSIVKDKVPEGKTTCSLCSRLRRGILYRTAKELGATKIALGHHRDDILETMFLNMFYGGKIKGMPPKLVSDNGEHVVIRPLAYCREKDIIKYSEMREYPIIPCNLCGSQPNLQRQNVKHMLNTWDKQFPGRIETMFTAMQNVVPSHLADFELFDFKTINRDSGVINGGDIGFDKEDMPAVQNSDEDAVEFDPKLQLDVTNI; the protein is encoded by the coding sequence ATGACTGAGCAAAGTAACGAGCGCACAAAAGCTCAACAATACAACTTCAATAAGTTGCAAAAACGCATTCGTCGCAACACCGGAAATGCCATTAGAGACTTCAATATGATTGAAGAAGGCGACCGCATTATGGTGTGCTTGTCAGGTGGTAAAGACAGTTTTACGATGCTCGACATATTAATGAGTTTACAAAAAAGCGCACCAGTTAACTTTGAACTGGTGGCAGTTAACCTCGATCAGAAGCAACCTGGTTTCCCCGACCATATTTTACCTGACTACTTGGAAGGTTTAGGTGTTGAGTACAAGATTGTTGAAGAAGACACTTACTCAATCGTTAAAGACAAAGTACCTGAGGGTAAAACTACTTGCTCACTTTGTTCTCGCCTTCGTCGCGGTATTTTGTATCGCACAGCTAAGGAGCTTGGAGCGACAAAGATAGCTTTAGGTCACCATAGAGACGACATTCTTGAAACCATGTTCTTAAACATGTTCTACGGTGGAAAGATCAAAGGTATGCCACCTAAACTGGTGTCTGATAATGGCGAACACGTCGTAATTCGTCCTCTGGCGTACTGCCGCGAGAAAGACATCATTAAGTACTCTGAGATGCGTGAATACCCAATTATTCCATGTAACTTATGTGGTTCTCAGCCAAACCTTCAACGTCAAAACGTTAAACACATGCTGAATACGTGGGATAAGCAATTCCCTGGTCGTATTGAAACCATGTTTACTGCAATGCAGAATGTTGTCCCTAGCCATCTCGCTGATTTCGAACTCTTTGATTTTAAAACAATCAACCGCGACTCAGGTGTGATCAACGGAGGCGATATTGGCTTTGATAAAGAAGACATGCCTGCGGTTCAAAACTCAGATGAAGATGCGGTAGAGTTTGACCCTAAATTACAGCTAGACGTGACAAATATATAA
- the uspE gene encoding universal stress protein UspE translates to MSIYNKILVVADVNNDQQPALARAIQLSESSRSESHITFFLSIYDFSYEMTSMLSMDERDAMRRGVIQQREAWMEEVAQPYLNDSVKFDIKVVWHNRPYEAIIGEVFAGAHEIVVKATRKHDVLESVIFTPTDWHILRKCPCPVLLVKNHDWPVNGNVMASIHVASENPTHQDLNDTMVEQLQDISSRLNAKFALVNAYPVTPANITIELPEFDPTTYSDAVRGHHLTAMKALRQRHGIDESDTRVEQGLPEEVIPKIVDELDAGLVILGTTGRTGLSAVFIGNTAEHVIDKINCDVLALKPNGYISPLDPNQ, encoded by the coding sequence ATGAGTATTTACAATAAGATTCTCGTTGTTGCAGATGTCAATAATGACCAGCAGCCAGCGCTAGCCAGAGCAATTCAGCTGAGCGAAAGCAGTCGTTCAGAAAGCCATATTACATTTTTCCTTTCTATTTATGATTTCTCTTATGAAATGACATCGATGCTTTCGATGGATGAGAGAGATGCAATGAGACGTGGCGTTATTCAGCAGCGAGAAGCGTGGATGGAAGAAGTTGCCCAACCCTATCTCAATGATTCAGTGAAATTTGATATTAAAGTGGTTTGGCACAATCGCCCATATGAAGCCATCATAGGTGAAGTGTTTGCAGGCGCGCATGAAATAGTAGTGAAAGCGACACGTAAGCATGACGTGCTTGAATCTGTCATATTCACACCGACAGATTGGCACATTCTGCGCAAGTGCCCTTGCCCTGTCCTTCTTGTGAAAAATCACGACTGGCCAGTAAATGGCAACGTGATGGCTTCAATACATGTTGCATCAGAAAACCCTACCCACCAAGATTTAAACGATACGATGGTAGAGCAACTGCAAGACATTAGTAGCCGTTTAAACGCCAAATTTGCATTGGTCAATGCCTACCCTGTTACGCCAGCCAATATCACCATAGAATTACCGGAATTTGATCCCACAACTTATAGCGACGCGGTACGTGGCCATCATTTGACGGCAATGAAAGCGTTACGTCAAAGGCATGGTATTGATGAAAGTGATACTCGAGTTGAGCAAGGTTTGCCGGAAGAAGTCATCCCTAAAATAGTGGACGAGCTTGATGCAGGTCTTGTGATCTTAGGAACAACGGGCAGAACAGGTTTATCTGCCGTATTTATTGGTAATACTGCAGAACACGTCATCGATAAAATTAACTGCGATGTTCTGGCTTTAAAGCCCAATGGCTATATTAGTCCACTTGATCCAAATCAGTGA
- a CDS encoding FNR family transcription factor — MISNKPATNRVQSGGCAIHCQDCSISQLCIPFTLNESELDQLDEIIERKKPIQKGQEIFKAGDELKSLYAIRSGTIKSYTITEQGDEQITAFHLAGDLVGFDAINDNSHPSFAQALETSMVCEIPYEILDDLSGKMPKLRQQIMRLMSNEIKGDQEMILLLSKKNAEERLAAFLYNLSTRFSQRGFSPREFRLTMTRGDIGNYLGLTVETISRLLGRFQKADMLSVKGKYITILDHDAMQELAGVSSD; from the coding sequence ATGATTTCAAATAAGCCAGCAACAAATAGAGTTCAGTCCGGTGGATGTGCCATTCACTGTCAAGATTGTAGTATTAGCCAACTCTGTATTCCTTTCACTCTCAATGAATCTGAGCTCGATCAACTAGATGAAATCATTGAAAGAAAGAAGCCTATTCAGAAAGGTCAGGAGATTTTCAAAGCAGGTGATGAACTAAAATCACTGTATGCAATACGCTCTGGAACCATCAAAAGCTACACCATTACTGAACAAGGCGATGAGCAGATCACTGCATTCCACCTTGCCGGTGATTTAGTTGGTTTCGATGCCATTAACGATAATTCCCACCCCAGCTTTGCTCAGGCACTTGAAACATCGATGGTGTGTGAAATTCCATACGAAATTTTAGACGATCTATCTGGCAAAATGCCAAAGCTTCGCCAGCAAATTATGCGTTTGATGAGTAATGAAATCAAAGGCGACCAGGAAATGATCCTACTTCTTTCTAAGAAGAATGCTGAAGAAAGGCTTGCCGCGTTTTTATACAACCTTTCTACTCGCTTTTCTCAGCGTGGATTCAGTCCTCGAGAGTTTCGCTTAACCATGACACGTGGTGATATAGGTAACTATTTGGGCTTAACAGTTGAAACCATCAGCCGATTGTTAGGTCGCTTCCAAAAAGCCGATATGCTTAGCGTAAAAGGCAAGTATATTACGATTTTAGATCATGATGCGATGCAAGAACTTGCTGGCGTATCAAGCGATTAA